The Nicotiana tomentosiformis chromosome 2, ASM39032v3, whole genome shotgun sequence genome includes the window TACAAAGGCGATCTTTGGGTTGAGAAATTCAAAAACTAGCAAATGATGGAATTAGATTAGATGAGACTGAAGAAGGAGGTATAACTGCTTATGCCTTAGCGCAATCCTCCCTTGTTGCGCATGTTAAGGCTAAGCAAGACGAAGATCCGTACTTACTGAAGTTAAAATAAGGAGTCAGAAACAAAGAAATCACTACTTTCACTCTAGGAAGTGACGGAGTTTTGAAGTTGAATGATCGATTATGTGTGCCTGATGTAGATGGTCTGAGAAAGGCCATAATGGAAGAAGCTCACAACTCGAGGTACTCTATCCACCCGGGTGCTACAAAAATGTATCTTGACTTGAAAGAGTTGTATTGGTGGAAAGGCATGAAGAAGCAAGTAGCAGATCATGTGGCTaaatgtttgaattgccagcaagtcAAAGCCGAGCATCAGAAGCCTGGTGGCCTAGCTCAAGATATAGAAataccatagtggaaatgggagatgattaatatggatttcgtaGTAGGTCTACCTCGCACATACCATAAGCATGATTCGATTTGGGTTATCGTAGACAGACTCACAAAGTCCGCTTATTTCCTACCAGTAAAGACTACAGATTTCGAAGAGCAGTGTGCTTAGTTGTACATCAAAGAAATAGTCTGATTGCATGGTACTACAGTTTCAATCATATCTGACAGAGGCCCTCAATTCACAGCGCATTTCTGGTAGGTATTTCAGAAAAGATTAGGTACCAAGGTAAATTTGAGCaccgctttccatccacagaccgatggtcAGGCAGAAAGGACCATTTAGACACTCGAAGATATGCTGCGagcatgtgttatagattttggaggtaattgggatgatcacttgccacttatagagtttgcttacaataacagctagcAGTCCAGCATTGGTATGGCTCCTTATGAAGCGTTGTATGGGCGAAGATGCAGgtttccagtgggttggtttgaaccagcaGAGGTACTGTTGATTGGTTCAGAGTTTGTTTGTGAGGCCTTAGAGAAAGTTCATCTAATTAGAGAAAGGCTGAAAGCGGTTCAAAGTCGTCAAAAGTCTTATTCTGACAAGAGGCATCGTGAATTGGAGTTCATGGTTGGTGATAAGGTGTTTTTGAAAGTTTCACCAATGAAAAgagttatgaggtttggtaagaaagggaaacttAGTCCTAGATTTATCGGACCTTATGAAATTCTAGAAAAGAAAGGAAACGTGGCTTATGAGCTAGCGCTGCCCGTTGAGTTGTCCTCTGTTCATcctgtctttcatgtgtctatgcttagaAAGTACATTCATGATGAGTTTCATATAATACCTATCGATATCATAGAAATTAAAGAAggcttgacttatgaagaggtgCCTATAGAAATTCTCGATAAGCAAGTAAGAAAGTTGAGAACAAAAGATATAGCAAcggtaaaagttttgtggagtaatcatgattcaaaagaggctacatgggaggtcgaggaagatatgaggaagaagtatccttatttatttgaggaaCAAGGTATGTAAACCTAGGTCCAACTTGGCATTTATATTTCATTTATTAAATACAAGTTAGCATGTGTTTATGTCCTTGCTAGATTATACTTGGTTGttgaaataatttagtttctgtcagagtatatttaattattaaataatttagtACTATACCATAGTACATTTAATTCATTAAAGTGATTTACTTTTGTTGAAGTGTTGTGCTTTAGATTTTTGGTTGGTTATTGTGGTACCTCCTTGCCAGAGTGTGAGTAATTAGTTTGTGAGCTGTGTATGGTGCCTATAAATGGCctgttttggtatatttggttgttgTTGGTGTAGTTGTGGTATTGGTGACATGGATATATTTTTGGATAGTCcaatttacaggggagactctatcaaaatttttaaaaatttagggagttagctaaaattttgagtcccttgggaaagtGAGTAGTACTAAGAAACTTTAAGAAGTTCAAGGACTTAAGGAATGATTGTTAGCTTAAGAATAAGGCCCtagcaacattcgaggatgaatatttttAAGGAGGGAAGATTGTAACACTCCTAaaatctataaaagtttcaagatacgctaaatatataatttaatttttataatcgtaaattatacttctattacggatttaaacccttgtgattgatttttgaattacttctctatttataaataattgaaTATACAATTAGggaaaatattaataattttaatattaataattattaaaaGTAGGTATAATTAAACACtagtaaaaaaaggaaaaaaaagggaaaacaaGAAAAGAGAGCACGTGAAAAGACTTAGCCCATAAAGGGCTGTGGAAGGCAAAAGTATTAAAAAAGGGTTTATACAAAGAAACAGAACAAGCGTCTGTTCACGCACGAAACACAGAATCGTGAAACAGAGCCTTGCTGCTCAGTACTCACGCAGGCAACAGAAAATTTAGGTTTCTTTACAAATCACTAATTCTTGGACTCAGGTATATAAAATTCCCTCTTGTCAATTATCCTACAGTAGTAGTAGGTAAGAATTGAATAGTTAATTCCATTTTTCCTCTGTATCAACAGTAAGTTCAATGTTTAGgtgtgaaaattttaaattaattaaaatgcaCTGGCTGTTGCAGAATCGATTGTTTGATGTGTATAAATTGGACTGGGGTCTACGCATTGGCTCGaggagttttgaggtgagttgatataactctttactaaagtggtttaactcacaaaagCACGCATACAAGGTGTTTGATGAATTGCTTAAAAAAGTTACTATGTACTTAATCGGAGCGAGTGAGTACTTATTAACTTAGAATTGTTCTAGCTaaagtttagatgatttattatgatatatgtgcataaattttcagatttttgtgttattcttatatgccattttcatgttgaaaattcatgaagaaCCAAAAATctttagaaatacttttgaatgtttatttcattcttatgcCATGCTTACATGTAAGGATACCAGTATGAGTATGTATTGGATGTTCCagaaaagatttagacttgaaagttacaagaagaagttttagaaagaattttttttgggagtatcctctattctgagaAGGGGTCATCGTCCAGGGCGAGGGTCCTGATCAAGgcgttgacttcctgaaactacttgtgccaaagtagAGAGCACACGAGCTGAGGGTCTCGTTGCTGAGAATTTACCTAGCCATCTAAGGTATGACACATGAGCGTtgagaaccatgaagcgagtggcacctcgtggattgggcctattcgatcaggttgggatcgaacccgtGCCGATCACACGGTGACTGAGACAGAATAACGGAAGTATAGTTGGAACTCCCGAAGtataaagtgaagtattttttttataagaaagaagaagaaaaagaatttcttttagaatattcataaactaCTATTATGCAATTATCTTAGAATTCTTCTTAGAAGCTTTATGTTTTCTATCCATTTAGAATCTTTGCTCgtaatgtatattttattaaagttTAGTCCCCTGTCGTTGAGACTCACTGAGTGCAATGGGTGGTACTAACAttctcttttgggaacctacGTTAGTCTGCGGTACAATGTAAGCACCagttttgcaggcgagcaggctACGGATTAGGATTTCCCTCACTTCCAGTGCTATTGGTGGGCTccgcttttgttcgtggagtacTCCTTGAGTCGTCATTATTTAGCTATTTCTTTGTTTACTTAAAAAAACTGGCCAGGAAATCTAATGTCCTGAGCAGTGCGTCagtttatcagtagaggcttcatagacactgtcggtgggttaagattcagatatttttgaTAATAACTTAGCAGTATGTCAGTGGTTACTACGAATAAAGTTTTGGAGttggtttattttagatatttaaattaattaaaagtatttggttaCAGTATTGCCTTCTGgcatataaagtttgaagttataatagatCTGATAAGTGCAGATGGTTCGCTCAGTCATGTTTAGTGATCAGGTGCCTGTCCCGGCTTGTTCAAAAAATGCATCGTGACAGAACTCccgatagattgggaggcaaagcaagtgTTAGTTTATAGAAATGTATAGTATAgtcttgtcccatattggaagagcaGTAATATCTCCTtatagtgtatagctataaatagggacctcttatattgtatttatcatccaatattaataacatattttctcccgtgccttctcacatggtatcagagcattagtgagaaaagatcattgtgcgtcattccagcgttaaccgggaagaaagaacttagtcatcgtgtaATTTTTTTTGTGACCTAAGGTttgtctaagtgaaagtcactttttatcggtgttgtgctaaaaccaacaccaccacgaggtagatcaccctccgactaccaacccctaaaattttatccggcagaaaagccgCCACGCTCCTCCACGTGCCGGCAACAACTCTTCCGGCGAGGGTTCCGGCcactttccggccattttttcgcgaagcttcttcaggacaatgtgctctcctcaaaattccgagcctacccatctaattcaaatcaaattccggccacttttatatttttccggcgtgaacagtgacctttctggccattttttgaaaatatttcttcaggacagcttgctcgcaaaggaatttcgagtctatccatcctggttacaacaaattccgacaactttggaattttccggcgagctacagtgttccggcgtgaacagtgttTCCGGCACAGAACAGTGTTCTGTTTTCCTGCCGTATAAAGTatttttcaagctatttcttctGTTTTCTCACatgagttacttatttccactatttcaagttaatcctactactacaaattgtagcgacatgggaaccgatactttgaatagtcggatggtttctttagcagagtatattgagttccttcagtataaagcatgtaagcagacatcttctgagatagcttctgttgttcaaacatGAAATAACGTGACTTGTTtttcccaatcttcatcctctgagtcttgggtcattgattcaggtgcatcagatcatatttctggtaacaaatctcttttcactactatttcgtattctcaatctcttccaaaagtcacaatggccaatgggtctcaaaccatggcaactgcaataggtcaagcaagtccacttccttccttacctttagattcagtcctttatgttcccaatagtccttttaatctcatagctgttagtcgcttagccaaatcacttaaatgcgctgttttatttcttgatgactatgtttttatacaggaacgcagtatAGGGTGGATCATTGGTGCCGGGCatgaatcaaacggactttattaccttatccttgctaaatcacatggactcacatattgtcttccttctacaacttgtcctgttactaattcaccagatttattacataaacgattgggacatcccagtttgtcaaaacttcagaaaatagtATCTGTTTTATCTCACTTGttagctctagagtgtgagtcatgtcagctcggtaagcatacccgctcaCATTTCCCTCGGTGTCTTGATAAttgagcagagtcaccttttactttagtccattcagatgctTGGGGTCCTAGAcgggtcagttccaccttaggattccgctactttgtcagtttcattgatgattattccaggtgcacttggatatttttgataaaaaatcgatctgagctattttctattttccagaccttccacgctgaaattcaaaatcaatttgggatttctattcgcacatttcgtagtgataatgcccgagagtatttgtcttccccatttcagtagtttatgaaatctcatgggattattcatcaaacatcttgtccgtacacatctcaacaaaatggggtagctgaaagaaagaatagacatcttattgaaactgctcgtaccctactcatacaatcccatgctccgttgcgtttttggggggatgccgttcttacatcttgctatcttattaatcgtatgccatcttcagctatccagaaccaagttccattatctgtcatgtttccccacttacctttgttctctcttccaccccgtatctttggaagcatttgttttgtccataaccttactccaggaacagataagttagctaCTCGTGCTCTTAAGTacgtatttctgggtttctcgagaacacaaaaggggtatcgatgctactctcctgacctccagtggtaccttatgtccgctaatgttaccttctttgaaacccaatcatacttcacaggttcaggtcatcacttagatatttctgaggtactaccagttttatcttttggagattcagtcactccagctccaccacctacagctccagttgtagctccaccacctatagctccagttgtagctctaccacctatagctccagttccaccatctacagctccggttgtagctccaccacttATAGCTCCAattcctccacataatccagttcaaccttctgtagctccaccactcttgacttatcatcatcGTCCAtatccagcatcaggcccaggtgattcacgccccgcatcagattctgcacctactgcggacttatctcctcttagtcaaccaattgcactccgcaaaggtgtacgacccccacttaatcctaatccccactatgtcggtttaagttatcatcgtctatccctaagtctacaggtgaggcactatctcatccaggatggcgacatgctatgattgacgagatatCTGCTTTACATATGAGTGACACTtaggagcttgttcctcttcctgcaggtaagtctactgttggctgtcgttgggtttatgcagtcaaagtcggcccagatggccaggttgatcggcttaaggctcgtcttgttgcaaaaggatatactcaaaTTTTTGGGCTtaattatagtgatactttctctcctgtggctaaagtagcatctgttcgtctctttttATCTATGGTTgctgtacgtcattggcctctttatcagttagacattaagaatgcttttctccacggtgatcttgaggaagaagtttatatggagcaaccacctggttttgttgctcagggggagtttaatggttatgtgtgcagattgcgcaagtcactatatggtttgaaacagtcccctcgagcttggtttggcaagttcagcacaattattcaggagttcggcatgacttgtagtgaggctgatcactctgtgttttatcggcattctgctcctaatctgtgtatttatctagttgtttatgttgatgatattgttattactggtaatgatcaggatggtattactaatctgaaggaaCATCTCTTTTAGCActttcagactaaggatctgggcagattgaagtattttctaggtattgaggtcgctcagtctagctcaggtattgttatttcacagcggaagtatgccttagacattcttgaggagactgaaAGGATGTGTTacagacctattgactctcctatggattcgaatgctaagcttctacctggacagggggagcctcttagagaccctacgagatataggaggttggttggcaaattgaattacctcacagtgactagacctgacatttttttttcggtgagtgttgtaagttagtttatggattctccctgtgatagtcattgggatgcagttgttcacattcttcggtatataaagtcagctccaggcaaaggattactattcgaggattgaggccacgagcagattgttgggtacacagatgctgattaggcaggatcaccttttgatggACGTTCTACGTCTAGATATTGTGTTCTACTATGAGGCAATTTGGTCTCGTgaaagagcaagaaacagaatataGTTGCTCGATCCAGCGTCGAAGCGGAATATCGGGCCATGACTATGGCTAcatgtgagttagtttgggtcaagcagtttctcaaggagttaaag containing:
- the LOC117280405 gene encoding uncharacterized protein, with the translated sequence MAPYEALYGRRCRFPVGWFEPAEVLLIGSEFVCEALEKVHLIRERLKAVQSRQKSYSDKRHRELEFMVGDKVFLKVSPMKRVMRFGKKGKLSPRFIGPYEILEKKGNVAYELALPVELSSVHPVFHVSMLRKYIHDEFHIIPIDIIEIKEGLTYEEVPIEILDKQVRKLRTKDIATVKVLWSNHDSKEATWEVEEDMRKKYPYLFEEQGKSTVGCRWVYAVKVGPDGQVDRLKARLVAKGYTQIFGLNYSDTFSPVAKVASVRLFLSMVAVRHWPLYQLDIKNAFLHVVYVDDIVITGNDQDGITNLKEHLF